A single window of Pseudophryne corroboree isolate aPseCor3 chromosome 5, aPseCor3.hap2, whole genome shotgun sequence DNA harbors:
- the LOC134929276 gene encoding uncharacterized protein LOC134929276 — protein MEKSKKKKKPRKARSQPEEQSEEEASGEDAGPKKPRGPRYTEAENCALVDGVDRSYDVLYGPRAQTTAAKTKQNIWDAIVRQVTAVSGNHRSTRNCMKRYSDCRRQTKKKMGIQRRHETATGGGPALNLLKWLPWENVIKRRMNPAMVEGVRGGVDSSRPAGFPEEEEPPRRRKTAGDKQSKRRPDDTPAQRTSPARRTSPARGPSPAQQASTAARGPSPAQQASAARRSSPVHHTSSARRKSPACQTSARRKSPVRQTSSARRPSPARQTSARGTSPVRQTPSATTPPAGRQTTSPARRPSPARHLSRSSGTVTEEPQQDTTLVDPSPELFESTGLTDKTFLGFEDSRADVSVKLLEQRHHRMEGATDQRRTCIGDWSLLQAGSPTGFVGRRGGSAAARCFYIPVCKMQLVADVQEGQDPSNVQRVHTLAAEITSRQDTYTNVVGTRLDAIEKIMEKMANSLVEMQKAHADSTAEMQKTRREDHRETMDILHILSTSINRLVENTSCLAHSVDNMSESQRHSAASQQIIATTMQMMYDKLPEPAHQHAGEPPLPPSQAKWTPPSLPPPPSWYRRSQLYQGYTGMYPTHQMPPPPTPATTSTPARPPRPSQHTPQSPRASTPHQEEEEDPDGQPQ, from the exons atggagaagtcaaagaaaaagaaaaagcctagaaag gcaagaagccagccagaggagcagtcggaggaggaagcctctggtgaagatgcaggaccgaagaagccgcgtggacccagatacactgaggcggaaaactgtgccctagtggatggcgtcgacaggtcctacgacgttctgtatggaccaagggcacagaccacagcagctaagaccaagcaaaacatctgggatgccatcgtgagacaagtcactgcagtatctggaaaccaccggagcaccagaaactgcatgaagcggtacagtgattgccgcagacagaccaagaagaagatggggattcagcgccgacatgagacagctacgggaggtggtccggctctcaatctgctgaagtggctaccctgggagaacgttattaaaaggcgcatgaaccctgccatggtcgaaggagttcgcggaggtgtggactctagccgtcctgctggctttccagaggaggaagaaccgcccagaagacggaagacggcgggagacaagcagtccaaaaggaggcctgatg acacgcctgcccagaggacatcacctgcgcgcaggacatcgccagcgcgcggaccatcacctgcgcagcaggcatcgacagcagcgcgcggaccatcacctgcgcagcaagcatcggcagcgcgcagatcatcacctgtgcaccacacatcgtcagcgcgcagaaagtcacctgcgtgccagacgtcagcgcgcagaaagtcacctgtgcgccagacatcgtcagcgcgcagaccatcacctgcgcgccagacatcagcgcgcggaacgtcacctgtgcgccagacaccgtcggcgaccacaccaccagctgggcgccaaactacatctcctgcgcgcaggccatcaccagctcgtcatctctccaggagctctgggactgtgaccgaagagcctcaacaagacactacccttgtggacccatcacccgaactgtttgagtctacagggttaacggacaagacttttcttgggtttgaagacagccgtgcagacgtatcagtgaagctcctggagcagcggcaccacaggatgga aggtgccacggaccagcggcGGACTTGCATCGGGGATTGGTccctactacaggccggatctcctacaggattcgtcggacgacgaggtggaagtgcagcagcccgctgtttctacatccctgt ctgcaaaatgcaattggtggcagacgtacaggaagggcaggatccctcaaatgttcagagggtacacaccctggcagccgagattacttcccgccaggatacttacacgaatgtcgttggaaccagactggacgccattgagaagataatggagaagatggcaaacagtctggttgaaatgcaaaaggctcatgctgacagcacggccgaaatgcaaaagaccagaagagaagatcacagggagactatggacatccttcacattctgtccacatccatcaaccggctggtggagaacacatcatgcctggcacacagcgttgacaacatgtcggagagccaacgacattcggcagccagccaacagatcatcgcaaccacaatgcagatgatgtacgataagctcccagagccagctcatcaacacgctggtgaaccaccacttccgccatcacaagccaaatggacgcctccttcccttcctccaccaccatcctggtatagacggtcacagctgtaccaaggatatacagggatgtaccccacccaccagatgcctccaccaccaacaccggccacaacatctacacccgcacggccaccgaggccaagtcaacacactccccagtcgcccagggcatcgacgccccatcaggaggaagaagaggatccggacggacaaccacaataa